Sequence from the bacterium BMS3Abin14 genome:
TTTCAGTCGGGGAGAAGATGCTGAACCAGGTCCAGCAGCTGGATCCTCCCGGCGTGGCAGCCAGGGACCTGAGGGAATGTCTTCTCCTGCAGGTTCGTCAGCTTGGAATCGAAGGTAGCCTGACGGAACTTCTGATAGCCGAACATCTGGAGGACCTGGGCAAGGGGAACCTTTCCGGCATCGCCAGGGAAATCGATGTTTCCATGGAGGACATCCTGTCCGCCCAGGGAATACTGCATGGATTGGAACCCAAACCGGGAAGGCCTTTCGGCGGCAGCGCCCCCGTCTACGTGACGCCGGATGCGCATCTTTTTAAAATGGATGATGAATGGATTATCCTGCTTAATGATGATGGAATGCCGAAGCTCAGAATCAACAGCTATTACAGGGAACTTCTCAAACGCGGCTCCAAACTTCCGGAGAAGGACAGGGCATTTCTACTGGAGAAGGTCAGATCTGCCGCATGGTTGATAAAAAGCATCGATCAGCGGCAGCGGACCATCTACAGGGTAGTAAAAAGTATTCTGGGTAAACAGATGGGATTTTTTGAGCGCGGGGTTAAATATTTAAGGCCCATGGTCTTAAGGGATGTGGCGGATGACATCGGGGTGCACGAGTCAACGGTCAGCCGTGTCACCACGCAGAAATATCTTCATTGTCCTGAAGGTTTGTTTGAGCTCAAATACTTCTTCAACCCCGGAATTCGGACTGTTTCCGGGGAGTTTCTGGCGTCGGAAAGTGTGAGGGCCAAGATACGGGATATTATAAAGGCCGAGAACCACGGGAGACCGGTAAGCGACCAGGCTATTTCCGATATGCTAAAATTGGAGGGTATTGACATAGCCAGGA
This genomic interval carries:
- the rpoN gene encoding RNA polymerase sigma-54 factor gives rise to the protein MNIKTQLQMKQTQQLVMTPQLQQAIKLLQLSRLELAEMVCQEILENPALDETAPPESPNDISLDQQDVSTEEPARKEPEREEEINILSIPDNLKEWEAYLDSGQNLPYHVREEQERPSFEGLISRPDTLQEHLLWQLRMSKLSPEEFKAGSLIIGNLDENGYLRMDLDEALAPLGDNVLSVGEKMLNQVQQLDPPGVAARDLRECLLLQVRQLGIEGSLTELLIAEHLEDLGKGNLSGIAREIDVSMEDILSAQGILHGLEPKPGRPFGGSAPVYVTPDAHLFKMDDEWIILLNDDGMPKLRINSYYRELLKRGSKLPEKDRAFLLEKVRSAAWLIKSIDQRQRTIYRVVKSILGKQMGFFERGVKYLRPMVLRDVADDIGVHESTVSRVTTQKYLHCPEGLFELKYFFNPGIRTVSGEFLASESVRAKIRDIIKAENHGRPVSDQAISDMLKLEGIDIARRTVAKYRENMGILPSSRRKESP